A stretch of DNA from Microcaecilia unicolor unplaced genomic scaffold, aMicUni1.1, whole genome shotgun sequence:
AAGACAGATACGGTTCTTAAAGCCAGAGCCATCAGCAGGGATGGGCAAAAAGGGCATGAAGGTGGGTGCTAAGCTGGTGAGGCTGCCGCACTGCCCTGTTGAGTCTGTGTGAGCAtgtaagggggaggggaaacaaaAGCAAACTTTGCCTGGGATGCCATTTTGCTAGGAACTGTCCTGCATCTCATCTCTGCCCAGTTTACTTCCTGGTGCGGTGACACATGCCCCAGTTAGGTTCTGGTTTTCCCCTCACCTCTGCACAGCTAAGGATTCTCTGCCCCTCGTccacgctttcttgaattctggtaCATTGTTTTTCTCTCCATCATCTTCTGTACCCTGTATACTCAGAATCAGAGATTTCTGTGCCTAaagattcccctccccctctaagGAATATTAAACAGTAATGTATTTAAAAGGCTAGCGTGACCTCACCCCCAACTCCCTTTGTTCTGTCCTGGACAGAGCTCAACTCTCTGTCTGGGGATGGCCAGTGAACCCTGCAGGATGCAAAACATGAGGAATAActtagaaaaataaatacatagacaaacaataagTATAACCAGGGCAGTGCAGACAGCAGAACCAGTCATAGACTGCCAGTCTGTTGGCAGAATCTAGGACTAGGGTGAATGGGGAGAACCCCAAGTATCATCAGTGCACACAAAGTGGCACAGAATCATTCTCCTGCTTATTTGAACCCTGTCCCAGAGAGCTTACAGGTTGAAAGGAAGAGTTTAGAATCTAAGGTACATGTGACACGAGCAGGAGCATTCAAAGAGCAGATCTGCTCTCCTGCCCCATCTGATGAGGTATATTTTGGGAGATGAGCACACTGAGAGGAAAAAGGGAGTTTAAGTGGAGAGTTTTCAAGGACAAATTTCAGTTTTTAGCTTTTGGAACCAGACATGCACCCAAGCTCATTCCCTGCTGGGCtactccatgggggggggggggggggggggttacagtaCTCATTTTCTTTCAGTGTTTTAACAGACTAAAACCCTTGGGGGCAGCCCTGGGCAGTGCAGGGGCCCTGTAAACAGACTCACTGGGGGTCTCATCTCATTTGCAAAAGTGTATTGGAGCTCAAAAGTGGGACCATGTGCAAACATGATTCCTGAATGGTAGGGCCTGGCCCTGAATCCTGGTACATTGAAGGAATCTTTCTATTAATGTGAATAACTGCAAGGCAGCAGAACTAAAACTATTAACAATCTGTCTTTGCTTTATATGTAAGTTTATTGAAGACTGACAGAAAGATGTGCCTGGATGAGGGACAGATAGGAGGCGCTCAGGGAATGGAGCACCGCATGGCCTGTGTGGTTTATTTCTGGATATTCCTGTCTCATGTTCTCATGTTCTTCCATTCCAGCCCTCTGAGTTCCTGAAACCATATGTGGATGGCAGCACTGGAGTGAAAATCCAGTTCTGGCATGGAACCACCACTTTAGCCTTCAAGTTCCAGCACggtgtggtggtggcagtggattCTCGGGCATCATCTGGGACTTATATATGTAAGAGCATCTCCTCTTACTCCAGGGATAGGGCTGTGTTCCTGagatatgtattttttttctgtagctgATATTCCTATACATAAATAATTCCTTTGGGTGCTGCTTGTGTGGGTGTACAACTACCCCTGGGACTCTGGCTGAGATCTAGCTACAGTCTATAAGTTACTGCAGAGTGACACTAGAAGACAAAGCAcaggatgtgttttttttaatatagctgATTGTTGATGGCAAGCTAAAATGTCTGTATGGACTGGAAGATTTCCATTCCTCCAGCCCCTCAGGGCAGTAGTTACATACCTAACTGGATTTTTTTTATAACCAAATGTTGCATTGGCCAACTGATAATCGTGTGCATGTTTAATTCTGTGCTGTAAACACTGACCAGGCATTTCTGAAtgtgtgactttcttttttcattctCTGTTTCCGCCTCTTGTAGCTACGCTGGAGTTCAACAAAGTGAATGAGATTAACCCCTACCTGCTGGGCACCATGTCAGGGAGTGCTGGGGACTGCCAGTACTGGGAGAGGGTCTTAGCTAAGGAATGCAGGTACACCATGCTCTAAGGTGTTAATGACCTGTGTGGTACAGCCTCTTGCACACATAGCTTGTCATATGTGTAACAAGATGGAATTAAATTGGTTTTATTGACTGGATAGATTGAGAGAGGAGATTTGAAGTGAACGTTGAATGAATTTTATTGAAGTCTgctatttttttattgtaaatgtTATATAttgcctgcaagcccaaaagctattgaagtgATGCACATTTAGGTACatcaagtatttttctgttctcaGAGGCCTGAAACTAAACCCTATGAAAAGACATAAACCCAGGGtttctctttgtgtgtgtgtgtgtgtgtgtgtgtgtgtccctatCAGGCTTTACAGGCTGAGGAACAACGAACGGATCTCAGTATCCGCAGCCTCCAAGCTACTCGCCAACATGATGCTGGAATACCGAGGGATGGGGCTGTCCGTGGGCAGCATGATCTGCGGCTGGGACAAGAAGGTAGGTGACACAGTGGCTTTCCATGTGCCCCATGAGATTGTCCTTCATTTACATAGCTGCCAGgtttcccagttccaggagggagactgtgGGCCACTCCTGGGTTTCTGAAAACCCCAGCCTGATCTCATTGATTCAACACTTATATATCACCAAGCTGGATAAAAGTCATTCACAGTGGTTTATAaagtataaaaattaaaaactcatCCTCTAACTTCTAATTCATTCATGACCCATAACTTATGGAGCCTGACCATACAAGTGATTGCTTAAAaatataggggttgatattcaaagggaaTAAGTAgaaaacttaccccccccccccccccctgtttacaaagccacgctggcAGCTGCtggtgcactaatgctgacacagctttGTAAAGAGGGGTGTaagtttttagttcttttaaCCCCATTAATGATAAAGATCTTAATATTGATGGAATGACTTTTTCTTTAgagtcttaagtagaggagtgtggtagccgtgttagtccactcttaaggttatcaatagaaatcaaacaaaataaaacatggaaaagaaaataagatgataccttttttattggacataacttaatacatttcttgattagctttcgaaggttgcccttcttcctcagatcggaaataagcaaatgtgctagctgacagtgtatataagtgaaaacattcaagcattactatgacagtctgacaggagtCTAAAATGAAAATACTGGGGGTGATTTTTCATAATTATCTCACATTTCAGTCTCAGTAGATAGCAGGTAGAGTTTTTAAGGTGTTTTGGAATTGACatgtataggactagattctacttATGGCGCcagaaaaattggtgccaaaaaaaatgtcCTCCTAAGCATATTCGataaactgtgcctagatttaggcacagtttatagaagaaCCATAGCGGCCATGCCAGCGCCGAACTCTAGGCGTGTCCATTTTCACCAAGTAAAATGGTGTAAATACCAGTCAGAGAatgacgtgaagcgtctgtttacgctttccaaaaatactaggactaggggcatgcaatgaagctacaaagtagtaagtttaaaatgaatcggagaaaagttttcttcattcaacgtgtaattcagctctggaattcgttgccagaacatgtggtaaaggcagttagcttagcagagtttaaaaaaggtttggacggcttcctaaaggaaaggtccatagaccattattaaattggacttgtggaaaatccactatttctgggataagcagtgctttttttgtagaaaaaaaggtgccggtactcattatgggcgggatcaccacatatggctccacccctatgatagccacacccacattaaccacacacccctataccagccatggcgcatataaacagacatcattgaaaatattatagtactataggagaaaaaaataacgtgattttttttcattataaataatctctgtaagctcttacagctccagtatacccagtgcaaaataagacagccaatgtaaattctcaaattggacatattacaaacactaaaatgaaaataaaatgattttttttctacctttgttgtctggtgactgtttttctttccatattggtcccagtctgtgattctccgttcctttgttttcgcttaactcttctgtgccatttgtcattttgtctcctttttcattgctttcttcaatatttttNNNNNNNNNNNNNNNNNNNNNNNNNNNNNNNNNNNNNNNNNNNNNNNNNNNNNNNNNNNNNNNNNNNNNNNNNNNNNNNNNNNNNNNNNNNNNNNNNNNNtgtctccttgtagtcagttgttggagttgtgtggcagtggaggttcagtgtctccttgtagtcagttgttggagctgtgtgtcagtggaggttcgtgtctccttgtagtcagttgttggagctgtgtggaggttcagtgtctccttgtagtcagttgttggagctgtgtgtcagtggaggttcagtgtctccttgtagctgtgtggcaatggaggttcagtgtctcctagtagtcagttgttggagctgtgtggcggtggaggttcagtgtctccttgtagtcagttgttggagctgtgtggcggtggaggttcagtgtctcctagtagtcagttgttggagctgtgtggcggtggaggttcagtgtctccttgtagtcagttgttggagctgtgtggcggtggaggttcagtgtctccttgtagtcagttgttggagctgtgtggtggtagaggttcagtgtctccttgtagtcagttgttggagttgtgtggcagtggaggttcagtgtctccttgtagtcagttgttcaagctgtgtgtcagtggaggttcagtgtctccttgtagtcagttgttggagctgtgtggcggtggaggttcagtgtctccttgtagtcagttgttggagctgtgtggcggtggaggttcagtgtctccttgtagtcagttgttggagctgtgtggtggtagaggttcagtgtctccttgtagtcagttgttggagttgtgtggcggtggaggttcagtgtctccttgagtcagttgttggagctgtgtggcggtggaggttcagtgtctccttgtagtcagttgttggagctgtgtggcggtggaggttcagtgtctccttgtagtcagttgttggagctgtgtggcggtggaggttcagtgtctcctagtagtcagttgttggagctgtgtggcggtggaggttcagtgtctccttgtagtcagttgttggagctgtgtggcggtggaggttcagtgtctccttgtagtcagttgttggagctgtgtggtggtagaggttcagtgtctccttgtagtcagttgttggagttgtgtggcagtggaggttcagtgtctccttgtagtcagttgttcgagctgtgtgtcagtggaggttcagtgtctccttgtagtcagttgttggagctgtgtggcggtggaggttcagtgtctccttgtagtcagttgttggcgctgtgtgtcagtggaggttcagtgtctccttgtagtcagttgttggagctgtgtgtcagtggaggttcagtgtctccttgtagtcagttgttggagctgtgtggcggtggaggttcagtgtctccttgtagtcagttgtttgagctgtgtgtcagtggaggttcagtgtctccttgtagtcagttgttggagctgtgtgtcagtggaggttcagtgtctccttgtagttagttgttggagctgtgtggcggtggaggttcagtgtctccttgtagtcagttgttggagctgtgtggcaatggaggttcagtgtctcctagtagtcagttgttggagctgtgtggcggtggaggttcagtgtctccttgtagtcagttgttggagctgtgtggcggtggaggttcagtgtctcctagtagtcagttgttggagctgtgtggcggtggaggttcagtgtctccttgtagtcagttgttggagctgtgtggcggtggaggttcagtgtctccttgtagtcagttgttggagctgtgtggcggtagaggttcagtgtctccttgtagtcagttgttggagttgtgtggcagtggaggttcagtgtctccttgtagtcagttgttcgagctgtgtgtcagtggaggttcagtgtctccttgtagtcagttgttggagctgtgtggcggtggaggttcagtgtctcctagtagtcagttgttggagctgtgtggcggtggaggttcagtgtctccttgtagtcagttgttggacctgtgtggcggtggaggttcagtgtctccttgtagtcagttgttggagttgtgtggcagtggaggttcagtgtctcctagtagtcagttgttggagctgtgtggcggtggaggttcagtgtctccttgtagtcagttgttggagctgtgtggtggtagaggttcagtgtctccttgtagtcagttgttggagttgtgtggcagtggaggttcagtgtctccttgtagtcagttgttcgagctgtgtgtcagtggaggttcagtgtcaccttgtagtcagttgttggagttgtgtggcagtggaggttcagtgtctccttgtagtcagttgtttgagctgtgtgtcagtggaggttcagtgtctccttgtagtcagttgttggagctgtgtgtcagtggaggttcagtgtctccttgtagtcagttgttggagctgtgtggcggtggaggttcagtgtctccttgtagtcagttgttggcgctgtgtgtcagtggaggttcagtgtctccttgtagtcagtttgttggagctgtgtgtcagtggaggttcagtgtctccttgtagtcagttgttggagctgtgtggcggtggaggttcagtgtctccttgtagtcagttgttggagctgtgtggcaatggaggttcagtgtctcctagtagtcagttgttggagctgtgtggcggtggaggttcagtgtctccttgtagtcagttgttggagctgtgtggcagtggaggttcagtgtctccttgtagtcagttgttggagctgtgtggcggtagaggttcagtgtctccttgtagtcagttgttggagttgtgtggcagtggaggttcagtgtctccttgtagtcagttgttcgagctgtgtgtcagtggaggttcagtgtctccttgtagtcagttgttggagctgtgtggcggtggaggttcagtgtctccttgtagtcagttgttggagctgtgtgtcggtggaggttcagtgtatccttgtagtcagttgttggagctgtgtgtcagtggatgttcagtgtctccttgtagtcagttgttggagctgtgtggcggtggaggttcagtgtctccttgtagtcagttgttggcgctgtgtgtcagtggaggttcagtgtctccttgtagtcagttgttggagctgtgtggcagtggaggttcagtgtctcctttcaggcagttgttagagcagtttgaaaGGCAGGCTCGTTTTTAAGTGTGTgccggtctccctccctcccccccctccccgcatacatgttgttgttgttgttgttgttgttccgccccttctgctgactcgtgctgttcagtgagccaaaggggcgggacagctatgtctttgcttcatgctgcaaagcaggacttgtgtgtgtgtgtgtgtgtgtgtgtgtgtgtgtgtgtgtgtgtgtgctgcgaGTGAATGTACCtgtttacctttttttgttggccccagaacgttttttgatccctgcttggtttctgctgtgggtttttttgttgccCACATTGTCCttcctgctgtgcccttgtacatGGTGGTTTTCTtctccaacctccctccctccctcccccaccgatgtccacgccccctccttccctccctattggctg
This window harbors:
- the LOC115459446 gene encoding proteasome subunit beta type-8-like, which gives rise to MALLDVCEGSQDWALPLGAPDPAQRGDGIGHFSFCIQKPGLALPKGIQPSEFLKPYVDGSTGVKIQFWHGTTTLAFKFQHGVVVAVDSRASSGTYISTLEFNKVNEINPYLLGTMSGSAGDCQYWERVLAKECRLYRLRNNERISVSAASKLLANMMLEYRGMGLSVGSMICGWDKKVTAAPEKCLLVTGYALYESYL